The region GGCCGCCGAGCGCATGGCCGCGATCAACCAGCGCGCCGCCAAGTTGTTCATGGACGGGCCGATCGGCTGTTTGATGGGGGTGATTGCGGTGGACGCGCCCGGCGCGTCACCGAAACTGCTGACCGCAGTGCAGGCATTTTTTGATGAGTGGGCGCAGGCGTTTGCGCACCTGTACCGCTGCCATTGGCCGGCGCCACAGGCGGAGCGGCTCGGACAGCAGATGGTGGCGTTGTATGAAGGCGCGATCCTGATGGCTCGGACCTACCAGGATCCGCAGCGGATCCGGCAGGCCGGCGAGTTGGCGTTGTCATGGCTGGATAACGCGCCGGCTGCCACCGCATCCGGCGCCGGCTGAACGCTCACGCTTGTTCGTCGGCGCGGGCGTCGTCGTTCTTGATGACCTTGTGCTGGTCCTCGGTGCTGCCCTGTTTCCAGTAGCTGGAAATGTACAGCGCACGGCGGTCCACATTGCGCTGTTCGCGGAAGAACTTGCGCAGCGCGCGCATGCCGCTGAACTCACAGGCCGCCCAGATCGACGGCCGGCCGTCACGCCAGGGCAGTGTGGCCAGATGATCAGCCAGCAGTTGTGGCTGTTCGCCCGGATGTGGATTCACCAGCCAATGCAGGGTGACGCCGGGCGGATGTTGCAGCGGCTGCACATCGTCGGCATGCAGGATCTCGATCACCGCGTCGCCGACCGCATCAGCCGGCATCTGCTCCAGATTCACGCTCAGCGCCGGCAGGGCAGTCATGTCGCCCGCCAACAGGAACCAGTCAGCGCTGGGATCGACCAGCTTCTTCGGCCCGGGGCCGCCGATCAGGATTTCATCACCGGGTTTGGCGTTGAGCGCCCATTGCGCCGCCGGTCCGCCATCTTCGTGCAACACGAAGTCGACATCGAAAGCGTCGTCACGTTGGAAGCGCACGGTGTAGGTGCGCATCAACGCCGGCGAGCTGTCGGTTTCTGGGAACATCAATTTGATGTAGGCGCTTTCTTGATCGCGCGGGAAGCGGTCGGGGCCGGCATCGCCGAGGGTGACGCGCAGCATGTTCGGAGTAATGGTTTCAGAGCCCAGTACGCGCAGGGTGCGCGGTGTGGGGCGGCGGGGCGTCGTCATTGGGAACCTCTTTGGTCCAGATTGGCGGTCATGGTGTCCGCCATGCGGATGAAGTGCGCCACGTCCTCGTCACTGAGGCCGGCGCTCATGCGGGCCATGGTCTGCTGCTCCAGCTGTTGCAGGCGTTTGAGCAGTGCCAGACCCTCGGCAGTGATGGTCAACAGCTGGCGGCGTCCGTCGTCGGGGTGCGGGTGACGTCCCACCAGCCCGGCGCTGCCAAGTTCGTTCAGCAAACGGGTGATCTGTGCTTTGTCACGATCCAATGCCTGCGCCAAGGCGTGGGGCGTGGCCTCCGGCATCAGCAAACTGACCACCTTCACCGCCCGCACTTGCCCCATCGGCAAGGCGATGTCGGCACCTGCCATGGCGTGACGCAAGTGGCGAAAATAAGCGCGGGTGAGTCGGTGAAGGGGATCGACCAGGTAACGGGTGTACACAGCAGTGCCTCGAAATGGTTGACGTTATCAACTTATAGATCGATCTTGATAAAGTCAATCATTCTCATTTGCGGTGTTGTACCAATGGCTGAGTACGAGGTGCCGGAACCGGGGAACTATCACTTGGTGTTGGTGCGCAACGGCGACGGCGAGTAGCGGGCGGCTAGAGCGGAGAGGCGCGCAGCCCCAGATCGGGGCTGCGCAGCTGGAATCACTGCAATGGACGTTGCAGCTGGTCGAACACGTCGCAGCCAAAGGCTTCAAATTCATCGACGGTGAAGTAGGCGGTATCCGGCAAGTATTCGCCCATGACCTGGGCCTCATCACCGGGCGTGCTGGTGTGCTGTACTGCTTGGGTGAAACCGGGTGCCGGCAGCATGTTACGCAGAATCAGGAAACCGTCGGTCTCGTTGTTGGTGCCCCCTTCAAACAGGCCGCGCCCATCGCCCGCTTCCGGCCAGGGCAGGAAATTCACCTTGCAAGCGTCCGTAGCGTTACTGGGGCGATCCTGCTCCAGTCCGGTGACGATCAAGTACTCGTCGTTGTCGCCCACCAGTAATTGCTCGTCATACAAGCAGGCATTCACC is a window of Alcanivorax sp. REN37 DNA encoding:
- a CDS encoding MarR family winged helix-turn-helix transcriptional regulator, with the translated sequence MYTRYLVDPLHRLTRAYFRHLRHAMAGADIALPMGQVRAVKVVSLLMPEATPHALAQALDRDKAQITRLLNELGSAGLVGRHPHPDDGRRQLLTITAEGLALLKRLQQLEQQTMARMSAGLSDEDVAHFIRMADTMTANLDQRGSQ
- a CDS encoding TetR/AcrR family transcriptional regulator — encoded protein: MRPQKISREQLLHSCAVVFKDSGLHGTSMEALARACGLTKAAFYHHYPTKQALLADVLAYTHAQISQYLFAVAYDEQRSAAERMAAINQRAAKLFMDGPIGCLMGVIAVDAPGASPKLLTAVQAFFDEWAQAFAHLYRCHWPAPQAERLGQQMVALYEGAILMARTYQDPQRIRQAGELALSWLDNAPAATASGAG
- a CDS encoding siderophore-interacting protein codes for the protein MTTPRRPTPRTLRVLGSETITPNMLRVTLGDAGPDRFPRDQESAYIKLMFPETDSSPALMRTYTVRFQRDDAFDVDFVLHEDGGPAAQWALNAKPGDEILIGGPGPKKLVDPSADWFLLAGDMTALPALSVNLEQMPADAVGDAVIEILHADDVQPLQHPPGVTLHWLVNPHPGEQPQLLADHLATLPWRDGRPSIWAACEFSGMRALRKFFREQRNVDRRALYISSYWKQGSTEDQHKVIKNDDARADEQA